A DNA window from Oncorhynchus tshawytscha isolate Ot180627B linkage group LG13, Otsh_v2.0, whole genome shotgun sequence contains the following coding sequences:
- the LOC112246997 gene encoding progranulin isoform X2, protein MWNIAALVLVVAGTASCYITCPDGKVCSDQSTCCLTKEGYACCPVTHVPWTALVQASDSTPQAGVIRCDTKFYCPSGTSCCKGLTGKWDCCPFPLGTCCADGHHCCEYGYTCDPTSFKCRKGYSQIPSGLRNDAKQD, encoded by the exons ATGTGGAACATAGCTGCATTGGTGTTAGTGGTGGCAGGGACTGCCTCTTGCTACATCACCTGCCCTGATGGGAAGGTCTGCTCTGATCAATCAACTTGCTGTTTGACTAAAGAAGGATACGCCTGCTGTCCAGTTACCCAT GTTCCGTGGACAGCACTTGTTCAGGCCTCAGACAGCACCCCACAGGCTGGAGTTATTCGCTGTGACACAAAATTCTACTGCCCTTCTGGAACCAGCTGCTGCAAGGGACTGACTGGCAAATGGGACTGCTGCCCATTCCCACTG GGCACGTGCTGTGCGGATGGCCACCATTGCTGTGAATATGGATACACCTGTGACCCAACCTCATTCAAGTGCAGGAAAGGTTACTCTCAGATTCCTTCAGGTCTGAGGAATGATGCTAAGCAGGACTGA
- the efcab1 gene encoding EF-hand calcium-binding domain-containing protein 1, giving the protein MAEMSAMNRKLIQNLAETLSKQVKHFNKTEAECLIRLFNGLLGDQSDRRVGNGLDRGKFRNILHNTFGMTDDMIMDRVFRAFDKDNDSYVSVKEWIEGLSIFLRGTLDEKIKYCFDVYDLNGDGYISREEMFHMLKNSLIRQPTEEDPDEGIKDLVEITLKKMDHDHDSRLSYADFEKAVRDENLLLEAFGTCLPDAKSILAFEQHAFQDTLEH; this is encoded by the exons ATGGCTGAAATGTCTGCTATGAATAGAAAATTGATTCAGAATCTCGCGGAAACTCTTTCTAAACAAGTCAAACACT TTAACAAAACAGAAGCAGAGTGTCTGATCCGACTGTTCAATGGTCTCCTGGGGGATCAGAGTGACAGGAGGGTAGGGAATGGACTGGACAGAGGAAAATTCAGGAATATTCTACACAACACCTTTGGAATGACTGATGATATGATTATGGATAGAG TATTTCGTGCGTTCGACAAAGACAACGACAGCTACGTCAGTGTGAAAGAGTGGATCGAGGGACTATCAATCTTTCTCCGTGGAACATTGGATGAAAAAATTAAGT ACTGCTTCGATGTGTATGACTTGAATGGAGATGGGTACATTTCCCGGGAAGAGATGTTCCACATGCTGAAGAACAGCCTGATCAGACAGCCCACAGAGGAGGACCCAGACGAGGGCATCAAAGACCTGGTGGAGATTACACTCAAGAAGATG GACCATGACCACGACAGCAGACTGTCCTATGCAGACTTTGAAAAGGCAGTGAGAGATGAGAATCTATTGCTTGAAGCTTTTGGAACCTGCCTTCCCGATGCCAAG AGCATATTGGCATTTGAGCAGCATGCATTCCAGGATACACTTGAGCATTAA
- the LOC112246997 gene encoding progranulin isoform X1 → MWNIAALVLVVAGTASCYITCPDGKVCSDQSTCCLTKEGYACCPVTHQVPWTALVQASDSTPQAGVIRCDTKFYCPSGTSCCKGLTGKWDCCPFPLGTCCADGHHCCEYGYTCDPTSFKCRKGYSQIPSGLRNDAKQD, encoded by the exons ATGTGGAACATAGCTGCATTGGTGTTAGTGGTGGCAGGGACTGCCTCTTGCTACATCACCTGCCCTGATGGGAAGGTCTGCTCTGATCAATCAACTTGCTGTTTGACTAAAGAAGGATACGCCTGCTGTCCAGTTACCCAT CAGGTTCCGTGGACAGCACTTGTTCAGGCCTCAGACAGCACCCCACAGGCTGGAGTTATTCGCTGTGACACAAAATTCTACTGCCCTTCTGGAACCAGCTGCTGCAAGGGACTGACTGGCAAATGGGACTGCTGCCCATTCCCACTG GGCACGTGCTGTGCGGATGGCCACCATTGCTGTGAATATGGATACACCTGTGACCCAACCTCATTCAAGTGCAGGAAAGGTTACTCTCAGATTCCTTCAGGTCTGAGGAATGATGCTAAGCAGGACTGA